A stretch of DNA from Aciduliprofundum sp. MAR08-339:
TTCAAAACGTGCTCAATTTTCTTATTCAGATATTTCACAGGCATTTTGAATCCGTAGAATGTTTTTGAAAAGAAATCAAACAGTTCCCCCTCCTTGTTTACCATGTCACTTGCAATAAGGGCAAGCACGTGGATTCTCAACGCTGCATCGTTTGAAAGTTGTGATTCTATATCCTCCGTCTCACCAAGAATGTACGTCTCCATGTACTCCTTGGCCCTGCTGGCGCTCCTGGCATAAATTATCCCCTCTCCGTACTTGTCATACTTCGGCCTTCCTGCGCGGCCAAGCATCTGCTTTACTTCCATTACGGGTATGTACACACTTGTAAATCCATCGTATCTTGTAACATCTCTCACTATAACCGTGCGAGAGGGTAAATTTATTCCCGCTGCCAGGGTTGGAGTGGCAACTATCACCTTTAGCCATCTGCCCTTAAACGCTCTTTCAATGACGCTTCTCTGCCTGTTGCTCAGTCCCGCATGGTGGAAGGAGACCCCGTGCCTTATCATTTTTGTGAGTCTCTCTCCGTAAATGGTGTATTCCTCCTCCTGCAGCTCCTTGGATATGTTCATAAGCGCTTCCCTATCCTCCTTGCTTAAATATTTATCAACCCTCCTCCTCAGTTTCTCTGCAAGGGATTCAGCAGATTTTCGTCGATTTACAAAGATGAGCACCTGCCCACCAAGTTCAATGCTCCTGCTTACAAGGTTCCCTATGTTTATTCCGTCATGGGGTACGTTTATTGTTTCTCCATTTTCAAATAAAAGAGTATCGTCAAAGTATACGCCCAGTTTCAAAGGAACGGGTCTGAATTCACTATAGACGTGCTCTCCTTCAAGCCAAGATGCAATTTCTTCAGAATTTTTTATTGTTGCCGAGAGCGCGATTATCTGTGCCTCATCATTTACATCCCTTATTTTTGAAATCACCATTTCCAGGGTTGGGCCGCGGGTTGGCTCTCCCATCAGATGAACCTCGTCCACTATCACCACGCCTAGGTTGTAGGCGTATTCTAGGTCATGGCGTAGGATGGAATCCATTTTCTCGCTGGTTGCAATCACAACGTCGTAATGTTTCAGGTACCCGGAAGGGCTGTCGTAATCTCCAATGGCCAGTGCAACACGCATTCCAAATCTT
This window harbors:
- a CDS encoding DEAD/DEAH box helicase, which codes for MKISDIPLKREWLQIFEEEGIRELYPPQEEAIKKLFKGKNLVVAIPTASGKTLVGYIAILRAFKMGLKSVYIVPLRALAMEKYEELKRFERFGMRVALAIGDYDSPSGYLKHYDVVIATSEKMDSILRHDLEYAYNLGVVIVDEVHLMGEPTRGPTLEMVISKIRDVNDEAQIIALSATIKNSEEIASWLEGEHVYSEFRPVPLKLGVYFDDTLLFENGETINVPHDGINIGNLVSRSIELGGQVLIFVNRRKSAESLAEKLRRRVDKYLSKEDREALMNISKELQEEEYTIYGERLTKMIRHGVSFHHAGLSNRQRSVIERAFKGRWLKVIVATPTLAAGINLPSRTVIVRDVTRYDGFTSVYIPVMEVKQMLGRAGRPKYDKYGEGIIYARSASRAKEYMETYILGETEDIESQLSNDAALRIHVLALIASDMVNKEGELFDFFSKTFYGFKMPVKYLNKKIEHVLNFLEANEFITRKRLILATPLGKRVSDLYIDPYTAIFFKKCYSKDYDEFCILHTIACTPDIIPIRAKKSELPELLPVAYTHDLAIDEFDVDQDTFFGALKTALMIMDWTNEVSQDRLIGRYDVGPGDIHGRVEITDWLLYAFAEIGRVLKYPHVHQVEKLRLRVKYGVREELLPIVSLKGIGRVRARRLFDYGFNSIEKLRKAKVSQLTRIPGIGEKLAHEILKQARREILK